In a single window of the Terrirubrum flagellatum genome:
- a CDS encoding response regulator transcription factor: protein MKILVIEDDRAAVDYLVKAFREAGHAVDAATDGLAGYGLAEESAHDVLVVDRMLPKMDGLSLIRGLREQGVTTPALILSALGQVDDRVKGLRAGGDDYLPKPYAFSELLARVEALGRRQGTAAKTEETTLSVGDLALDRLARRVTRGGQEIALQPREFRLLEFLMQHAGQVVTRTMLLEGVWDYHFDPQTNVIDVHVSRLRAKIDRGSDRPLLHTVRGAGYMIRDGAR, encoded by the coding sequence ATGAAGATTCTGGTGATCGAGGACGACCGCGCGGCCGTCGACTATCTCGTCAAGGCGTTCCGCGAGGCGGGGCACGCCGTGGATGCGGCGACCGACGGCCTCGCCGGCTACGGGCTGGCGGAAGAGTCGGCCCATGACGTGCTCGTGGTCGACCGCATGCTGCCGAAGATGGACGGGCTGTCGCTGATCCGCGGGCTGCGCGAGCAGGGCGTGACGACGCCGGCGCTGATCCTCTCGGCGCTTGGTCAGGTCGATGACCGCGTGAAGGGATTGCGCGCCGGCGGCGACGACTATCTGCCGAAGCCCTACGCCTTCTCCGAATTGCTCGCGCGCGTCGAGGCTCTGGGCCGCCGTCAGGGAACCGCGGCGAAGACGGAGGAGACCACTTTATCGGTCGGCGATCTCGCTCTCGATCGCCTTGCGCGCCGCGTCACGCGCGGAGGCCAGGAGATCGCGTTGCAGCCGCGCGAGTTTCGCCTGCTCGAATTTCTGATGCAGCATGCCGGCCAGGTGGTGACGCGGACCATGCTGCTCGAAGGGGTGTGGGACTATCACTTCGATCCCCAGACCAATGTGATCGATGTGCATGTCTCGCGCCTGCGCGCCAAGATCGACCGCGGCTCCGACCGGCCGCTGCTGCACACGGTGCGCGGCGCGGGATACATGATACGTGACGGCGCTCGGTAA
- a CDS encoding sensor histidine kinase: MTALGKLWRTTAFRITLVNLAVFCVFAFAAFGYVAWNARRVVDGEITSTIDAEINGLAEQYNQGGIRRLLAVVFQRSAQPGASLYLITNFAGERLAGNIVALQPGVLDRSGAFETGYQATEDAERPRGRALVRVNLLPNGFRVVVGRDLIDRDRLVFATRRAFNWVIALVAVLGVATGVLVTRRVLKRVDAMTDAAQQIMGGSVERRLPVAGSGDEFDRLAVNLNSMLDRIGDLMTGLQQVSDNIAHDLKTPLTRLRNRAEGALRAASSPEDYRRALEGCIEESDGLIRVFNALLTIARLESGQTQGVMSDFDAADVIRDVAELYEPIAEESGATLAIDAPKSLPLRASRELVGQAVANLIDNAIKYGRCESGGAAPRIEVSAREVAGEGVAFVVADRGPGIPDADRERVVKRFERLESARTKSGFGLGLSLAAAVAKMHHGTLALEDNQPGLRVRLLIPSAPAA, from the coding sequence GTGACGGCGCTCGGTAAGCTCTGGCGCACGACGGCGTTCCGCATCACGCTGGTCAATCTCGCGGTCTTCTGCGTCTTCGCCTTCGCGGCGTTTGGCTATGTCGCGTGGAACGCGCGGCGTGTGGTCGATGGCGAAATCACCAGCACGATCGACGCCGAGATCAACGGGCTTGCCGAGCAATATAATCAGGGCGGCATCCGCCGGCTTCTTGCGGTCGTGTTTCAGCGCTCCGCACAACCCGGCGCGTCGCTCTATCTCATCACCAATTTCGCCGGCGAGCGGCTCGCCGGCAACATCGTGGCGCTGCAACCCGGCGTGCTCGACCGTTCCGGCGCCTTCGAGACCGGATATCAGGCGACCGAAGACGCGGAGCGTCCGCGCGGCCGCGCGCTGGTGCGCGTCAATCTCCTGCCGAACGGCTTTCGCGTCGTCGTCGGCCGCGACCTCATCGACCGCGACAGGCTGGTGTTCGCAACGCGCCGCGCTTTCAACTGGGTGATCGCGCTGGTCGCCGTGCTCGGCGTCGCGACAGGCGTTCTCGTGACGCGCCGCGTGCTGAAGCGCGTCGACGCCATGACCGACGCCGCGCAGCAGATCATGGGGGGAAGCGTCGAGCGGCGCCTTCCGGTCGCGGGCTCCGGCGACGAGTTCGATCGTCTTGCGGTCAATCTTAATTCGATGCTCGACCGCATCGGCGACCTCATGACTGGCCTGCAGCAGGTGTCCGACAATATCGCCCATGATCTCAAGACGCCGCTGACGCGTCTGCGCAACCGGGCCGAGGGCGCGCTGCGCGCCGCCTCGTCGCCCGAGGATTATCGTCGCGCGCTGGAAGGCTGCATCGAGGAGTCGGACGGGCTCATCCGCGTGTTCAACGCGCTTCTCACCATCGCGCGGCTGGAGAGCGGCCAGACGCAGGGCGTGATGTCCGACTTCGACGCCGCCGATGTGATCCGCGACGTCGCCGAGCTTTATGAACCCATTGCAGAAGAGTCTGGCGCGACGCTGGCGATCGATGCGCCGAAATCGCTTCCCCTGCGCGCCAGCCGCGAGCTGGTCGGGCAGGCGGTGGCGAACCTCATCGACAACGCCATCAAATATGGTCGCTGCGAGAGCGGTGGCGCCGCGCCGCGCATCGAAGTGTCGGCGCGTGAAGTCGCAGGCGAGGGCGTCGCCTTTGTCGTCGCCGATCGCGGTCCCGGCATTCCCGACGCCGACCGCGAGCGCGTGGTGAAGCGCTTCGAGCGTCTGGAAAGCGCGCGCACCAAGAGCGGCTTCGGCCTTGGCTTGAGTCTCGCAGCCGCGGTGGCGAAGATGCATCATGGAACGCTCGCTCTTGAAGACAACCAGCCGGGACTGCGCGTGCGCCTGCTCATTCCCAGCGCGCCGGCGGCGTGA
- a CDS encoding bifunctional [glutamine synthetase] adenylyltransferase/[glutamine synthetase]-adenylyl-L-tyrosine phosphorylase, producing MKTEHSPATISLAASVATAPLTPPRRRADRICKEQLLDNVDDAERAAFAKLFERHPRARDLIGGALAHSPFLASLIRRRPIWLLESLSEAPDALFSRLIAETDAAAEFEDEADIMRTLRQTRARSALLIALADLGGVWSVDDVVQALTRFADAAMNAAVRWLLRQARERGKLVAASDKDLDQASGLIVLALGKHGAGELNYSSDIDIIVFYDPECAHLAPDVDASDFFVRLTKGIVRLLHQHTPDGYVARVDLRLRPDPGSTASAISVNAAHAYYETVGQNWERAAFIKARPIAGDRALGAAFLEQMRPFIWRKYFDFAAIADIHAMKRQIQTVKGHDEIALAGHDIKLGRGGIREIEFFVQTQQLVFGGRRPALRGSRTLDMLGVLVTEGWIDAKARDELSECYRFLRSIEHRLQMRNDEQTQRLPLDENDLSLFARFAGFERTASFASKLSRIARIVQKHYALLFEEGETLAVEAGSLVFTGKANDPETLATLRGMGFRDPAAAAETVRGWHFGRRPAVTTPRAREILTELAPILLQALGRTVDPDGAIVAFDKALASMPAAIELFSILKSYPALLSLFADILGSAPRLTEIVGANPHVLDAVIDPSFVKGASDFAAIEDRISRALEASGDVEDFLDRARDIARQEMFLTGARLLSGVISPEMAGQAYARIAEAIIARALAVTRAAFEKEHGRVPGARIAVLALGRLGARDLTASSDLDLIVVYDFDPEKPSSSGARPLHATTYFIRLVQRLVTALTAPTRRGLLYDIDLRLRPDGKKSPIATQWRGFLSYHESEAETWEQMALTRARVIAGDAAFAREVTDAVSAILRKPRDHKKISRDVAEMRKLIASEKGEDDPDDLKNAAGGLTDCEFLAQHLTLAHAASETALVGATSVEAFRIARDKGWLTADEEATLEEAYGLLRDVLQLQRLAVKGAFVSEETPLQVRNRIANAVGLPDDRALAAHLTDTRRRVREIFRARLRP from the coding sequence ATGAAGACGGAGCATTCGCCCGCCACGATTTCGCTCGCCGCATCCGTCGCGACGGCGCCATTGACGCCGCCGCGTCGGCGCGCCGATCGCATCTGCAAGGAGCAGCTTCTCGATAATGTCGATGACGCCGAGCGCGCCGCTTTCGCGAAACTGTTTGAGCGTCATCCACGCGCGCGCGACCTCATCGGCGGCGCGCTGGCCCATTCGCCTTTTCTCGCGAGCCTGATCCGTCGGCGGCCCATATGGCTGCTGGAGAGTCTGAGCGAAGCGCCTGACGCGTTGTTCTCGCGCCTCATCGCCGAGACGGATGCGGCGGCGGAGTTCGAGGACGAGGCCGATATCATGCGCACGCTGCGCCAGACGCGGGCGCGGTCGGCGCTGCTGATCGCGCTCGCTGATCTCGGCGGCGTCTGGAGCGTCGATGACGTCGTGCAGGCGCTGACCCGTTTCGCCGACGCCGCCATGAACGCCGCTGTCCGCTGGCTGCTGCGGCAGGCGCGCGAACGCGGCAAGCTCGTTGCGGCGTCGGACAAGGATCTCGATCAGGCCTCGGGCCTGATCGTGCTCGCGCTCGGCAAGCACGGCGCCGGCGAACTGAACTATTCCAGCGATATCGACATCATTGTCTTCTACGACCCTGAATGCGCGCATCTGGCGCCTGATGTCGACGCCTCCGATTTCTTCGTGCGCCTGACCAAAGGGATCGTGCGGCTGCTCCACCAGCACACGCCTGACGGCTATGTCGCGCGCGTCGATCTGAGATTGCGGCCCGATCCTGGATCGACGGCGAGCGCGATCTCGGTCAACGCCGCGCACGCCTATTACGAGACGGTGGGGCAGAACTGGGAGCGCGCAGCCTTCATCAAGGCGCGTCCGATTGCTGGTGACCGCGCGCTTGGCGCGGCTTTTCTTGAGCAGATGCGGCCGTTCATCTGGCGCAAATATTTCGATTTCGCCGCCATCGCCGATATCCATGCGATGAAGCGGCAGATCCAGACCGTCAAAGGGCATGACGAGATCGCGCTCGCCGGCCACGATATCAAGCTCGGCCGCGGCGGCATCCGCGAGATCGAATTCTTCGTGCAGACGCAGCAGCTTGTGTTCGGCGGCCGCCGGCCCGCGCTGCGCGGGTCGCGCACGCTGGACATGCTTGGCGTTCTTGTGACTGAAGGCTGGATCGACGCGAAGGCGCGTGACGAACTCAGCGAATGCTATCGCTTCCTGCGCTCGATCGAACATCGCCTGCAGATGCGCAATGACGAGCAGACGCAGCGTCTGCCGCTTGATGAGAATGATCTCTCGCTTTTCGCGCGTTTCGCCGGCTTCGAGCGGACCGCCTCCTTCGCATCGAAACTGTCGCGCATCGCGCGCATCGTGCAGAAGCACTACGCGCTTCTGTTCGAGGAGGGCGAAACGCTTGCAGTCGAGGCCGGCAGCCTCGTCTTCACCGGCAAGGCGAATGATCCGGAAACGCTCGCAACTCTGCGCGGCATGGGCTTTCGCGATCCTGCTGCAGCCGCGGAGACCGTGCGCGGCTGGCACTTCGGCCGCCGCCCTGCGGTGACGACGCCGCGCGCGAGGGAAATTCTCACCGAGCTTGCGCCGATCCTGCTGCAGGCGCTGGGACGCACCGTCGATCCCGATGGCGCCATCGTCGCCTTCGACAAGGCGCTGGCGTCGATGCCCGCGGCGATCGAATTGTTCTCGATCCTGAAATCCTATCCCGCTTTGTTGTCGCTGTTCGCTGATATTCTCGGCTCCGCGCCACGTCTGACCGAAATCGTCGGCGCCAATCCGCATGTGCTCGACGCCGTCATCGACCCCTCCTTCGTCAAGGGAGCGTCCGATTTCGCGGCGATCGAGGACAGGATTTCACGCGCGCTCGAAGCGTCAGGCGACGTCGAGGATTTTCTCGATCGCGCTCGCGACATTGCGCGTCAGGAGATGTTTCTCACCGGCGCGCGGCTCCTCTCCGGCGTGATCTCGCCCGAGATGGCGGGTCAGGCCTATGCGCGCATCGCCGAGGCGATCATCGCGCGCGCGCTCGCCGTCACGCGCGCGGCCTTCGAGAAGGAGCATGGCCGCGTCCCCGGCGCGCGTATCGCCGTGCTGGCGCTCGGGCGTCTTGGCGCGCGCGATCTCACCGCCTCGTCCGATCTCGATCTTATCGTGGTCTATGATTTCGATCCGGAGAAGCCATCGAGCTCGGGCGCGCGGCCGTTGCACGCGACCACCTATTTCATCCGCCTCGTGCAGCGTCTGGTGACGGCGCTGACGGCGCCGACGCGCCGCGGCCTTCTCTACGACATCGATCTTCGCTTGCGTCCCGATGGCAAGAAGAGCCCGATTGCGACGCAATGGCGCGGCTTCCTCAGCTATCACGAAAGCGAGGCTGAGACCTGGGAGCAAATGGCGCTGACAAGAGCCCGCGTCATCGCCGGCGACGCCGCTTTCGCGCGCGAAGTGACGGACGCTGTTTCGGCGATCCTGCGCAAGCCGCGCGACCATAAAAAGATCTCGCGCGACGTCGCGGAAATGCGCAAATTGATTGCGTCGGAGAAGGGCGAAGACGATCCTGATGATCTCAAGAATGCCGCGGGCGGCCTGACTGATTGCGAGTTCCTCGCCCAGCATCTCACGCTCGCCCACGCTGCGTCCGAAACCGCGCTGGTTGGCGCCACGTCCGTCGAGGCTTTCAGGATCGCGCGCGACAAGGGATGGCTGACGGCTGACGAAGAGGCGACGCTCGAGGAAGCCTATGGTCTGCTGCGCGATGTGCTGCAATTGCAGCGGCTTGCCGTCAAAGGCGCGTTCGTCTCGGAGGAGACGCCGCTGCAAGTGCGCAACCGTATCGCCAATGCGGTCGGCCTGCCTGACGATCGTGCGCTGGCCGCGCATCTCACGGACACGAGGCGGCGCGTTCGCGAGATATTCCGGGCGAGGCTGAGACCGTAG
- the pepN gene encoding aminopeptidase N gives MDRQTPQVIRLADYRPPAFLIDRVNLDIRLHATKTRIIAELHIRANPTSSGAGSLILDGDELNFVTARLDGAPLAPDDYQATPSSFTLRAPPARPFKLEIETTVDPTANTKLMGLYRSGGAYCTQCEADGFRRIAYFLDRPDILSVYTTRIEADRKEAPLLLGNGNPGEAGVCEGGERHYAVWSDPWPKPCYLFALVAGDLASVHQPFVTKSGRKVTLGLHVEKGKEDRCGWAMDSLVRCMQWDERVFGREYDLDVFNVVAVPDFNMGAMENKGLNIFNDKYVLADKDTAADADYANIEAIIAHEYFHNWTGNRITCRDWFQLCLKEGLTVFRDQEFSSDERSRPIKRIADVIRLRSAQFVEDAGPLAHPVRPSQYREINNFYTATVYEKGAEIIRMLKTLVGDDAFARGMDLYFERHDGEAATVEQFIACFAEAAGRDLTQFFRWYDQAGTPLVSARGEYDAAARTYTLRLTQATAPTPNQDVKQPVVIPVALGLVAQDGATIEIATDDPDYAHGVLALTRESQTLVVKNVATPPIPSLFRQFSAPVKLEIDLADADLVTLLRHDTDSFNRWQAAQQLAIRTLKRDVVALRQGQTPAGETPLADALASIIEGEARRDPAFAAYLLAMPRDNDIAREIGHDIDPDAIHAARSRLRSTLAARLAPILSGLVADAPATNLYSPDAASAGRRALRHAALYAAADVREPAALAQVEAFYEQADNLTDRQAALIALHDKPGETRERLFEAFEARYHTEPLVLDKWMALQATIPERETLARVRRLMAHPVFSLSTPNRVYALIMSFAQGNPREFHRPDGEGHRFIADLILELDARNPQVASRLATSFRTWKSLESGRRGSARTQLERLAGAGALSRDVADIVTRTLG, from the coding sequence ATGGATAGGCAGACGCCACAGGTCATCAGGCTCGCGGACTATCGTCCGCCCGCCTTTCTGATCGATCGCGTCAATCTCGACATCCGTCTTCACGCGACGAAGACGCGCATCATCGCGGAGCTCCATATCCGCGCCAATCCGACGTCGAGCGGCGCCGGATCGCTCATTTTGGATGGCGATGAACTGAACTTCGTCACCGCGCGTCTCGATGGCGCGCCGCTTGCCCCTGACGATTATCAGGCGACGCCATCCTCCTTCACGCTACGCGCGCCGCCTGCGCGTCCGTTCAAACTTGAAATCGAAACGACAGTCGATCCCACCGCGAACACGAAGCTGATGGGGCTTTATCGCTCCGGCGGCGCCTACTGCACGCAATGTGAGGCGGATGGCTTCAGGCGCATCGCCTACTTCCTCGATCGGCCCGACATCTTGTCAGTCTACACGACTAGGATCGAAGCTGATCGCAAGGAGGCGCCGCTGCTGCTCGGCAACGGCAATCCCGGCGAAGCCGGCGTTTGCGAAGGCGGCGAGCGTCATTACGCCGTGTGGAGCGATCCCTGGCCTAAGCCCTGCTATCTCTTCGCGCTCGTCGCCGGCGATCTCGCCAGCGTGCATCAGCCCTTCGTCACGAAATCAGGGCGGAAGGTGACGCTCGGCCTCCATGTCGAGAAGGGCAAGGAAGATCGCTGCGGCTGGGCGATGGATTCGCTCGTGCGCTGCATGCAATGGGACGAGCGCGTCTTCGGCCGCGAATATGATCTCGACGTGTTTAACGTCGTCGCCGTGCCCGATTTCAACATGGGCGCGATGGAGAACAAGGGCCTCAATATCTTCAACGACAAATATGTCCTCGCCGACAAGGACACGGCGGCTGACGCCGACTACGCCAATATCGAAGCGATCATCGCGCACGAATATTTCCACAACTGGACCGGCAACCGCATCACCTGCCGCGACTGGTTCCAGCTCTGCCTCAAGGAAGGCCTCACCGTCTTCCGTGATCAGGAGTTTTCTTCAGACGAACGTTCGCGCCCGATCAAGCGCATCGCGGACGTGATCCGCCTGCGCAGCGCGCAATTCGTCGAGGATGCAGGCCCCCTCGCCCATCCCGTACGCCCGTCGCAATATCGCGAAATCAACAATTTCTACACGGCGACTGTCTATGAGAAAGGCGCCGAAATCATCCGCATGCTGAAGACGCTGGTCGGCGACGACGCGTTTGCGCGCGGCATGGATCTTTATTTCGAGCGCCATGATGGTGAGGCCGCCACTGTCGAACAGTTCATCGCCTGCTTCGCCGAAGCGGCCGGACGCGACCTCACGCAATTCTTCCGCTGGTATGATCAGGCGGGAACGCCGCTCGTCTCGGCGAGAGGCGAATATGATGCGGCCGCACGAACCTATACGCTGCGGCTCACACAGGCGACGGCGCCGACGCCTAACCAGGACGTGAAGCAGCCTGTGGTCATCCCGGTCGCGCTGGGGCTCGTCGCGCAGGACGGCGCGACGATCGAGATCGCGACCGATGATCCCGACTATGCCCATGGCGTGCTGGCGCTGACGCGCGAAAGCCAGACGCTCGTGGTGAAGAATGTCGCAACCCCACCAATCCCAAGCCTGTTCCGGCAATTCTCGGCGCCGGTGAAGCTCGAGATCGATCTCGCCGACGCCGATCTCGTCACGCTTCTGCGCCACGATACGGATTCGTTCAATCGCTGGCAGGCCGCGCAGCAACTTGCGATCCGCACGCTCAAACGCGACGTGGTGGCGCTGCGCCAAGGCCAGACGCCGGCTGGCGAGACGCCGCTCGCCGACGCCCTCGCCTCGATCATTGAAGGCGAAGCGCGCCGCGATCCAGCCTTCGCCGCCTATCTCCTCGCGATGCCGCGCGACAACGACATCGCGCGCGAGATCGGCCATGATATCGATCCTGATGCGATTCACGCCGCGCGCTCGCGGCTGCGTTCGACGCTGGCGGCGCGGCTGGCGCCGATCCTGTCCGGCCTCGTCGCCGACGCGCCCGCAACGAATCTCTATTCTCCGGACGCGGCAAGCGCCGGTCGTCGCGCGTTGCGTCATGCGGCGCTCTACGCCGCGGCGGATGTGCGCGAGCCCGCTGCGCTCGCACAGGTCGAAGCGTTCTATGAACAGGCCGACAACCTCACGGATCGTCAGGCGGCGCTCATCGCGCTGCATGACAAGCCGGGCGAGACGCGCGAGCGACTCTTCGAGGCGTTCGAGGCGCGCTATCATACGGAGCCGCTCGTTCTCGACAAATGGATGGCGCTTCAGGCGACAATTCCCGAGCGCGAGACGCTGGCGCGGGTGCGCCGCCTGATGGCGCATCCCGTTTTTTCATTGTCGACGCCCAATCGCGTCTACGCGCTCATCATGAGCTTCGCGCAAGGGAATCCGCGCGAGTTCCATCGCCCCGACGGCGAAGGCCATCGCTTCATCGCCGATCTCATTCTTGAGCTCGACGCGCGCAATCCGCAGGTCGCCTCGCGGCTCGCGACCAGCTTCCGCACCTGGAAGAGCCTGGAGAGTGGACGGCGCGGCAGCGCCAGGACCCAGCTCGAACGCCTCGCCGGCGCCGGCGCCCTGTCGCGCGACGTCGCCGACATCGTCACGCGCACTCTCGGTTGA
- a CDS encoding sensor histidine kinase: MTRGGAACEPARAGSFAILAAWLKCPASESGSPLAAWLRASLIPLLIIYVGTVGLSAWVLFVAGKSDAFANAAATIESFCERVAWRIESGMMRNDARPTELALLEAIAIVRRQTPDAAKRSVRLALIERGPDGVTRVVAQAGGAPLPAAWLAQETAGARSTAAPRESVLPDGSSAITVSRAIEEGRYALWTGGNVDAALSGWSAHAYSYGWLLTGATGLVVCFALFARRQGRRADIAEDACERFYDRVNTALDSGRCGLWDWDVAAGRIHWSRSMYEMLGLTPRSTPLTFDEIADRVHPDDVPLADLATGVTANGDALIDHEFRIRDAEGEWVWLRARARLIEDAADKTMRLTGVAIDVSDQHRMKTAIDRADSRLRDAIDQISEAFVLWDAENRLVLCNSKFRELNGLSSADAVAGRAYREVMARARPPLVQIEQDAPGSAQSSARRIETGLSDGRWLQISERRTTDGGFVSVGMEITSVKRQQDQLIESERRLTMMIADLKRSRQALEAQAQQFAELAERYLEQKSEAESANRAKLNFLSNMSHELRTPLNAIIGFSELMSSGVFGQLNDRHTQYCTHIRESGLFLLQFVDDILEMSRIESGRRVLQRKETSVDESIQEAVLRVQGDADAKRVALVSERLENISFPIDSLAIQQAMSHLLQNAIKFTPEGGRVALRARKTESEVLLFVEDSGIGMAREALASLGRPFEQVENHDSKSYRGSGLGLAIARSLIEMHGGTLRIRSAPGKGTIVRVCLPMGENRNDAWLPLLKSA, translated from the coding sequence ATGACGCGTGGCGGCGCGGCGTGCGAGCCTGCGCGCGCAGGTTCGTTTGCAATTTTGGCGGCTTGGCTGAAGTGCCCGGCAAGTGAATCCGGCAGCCCTCTTGCAGCGTGGCTGCGCGCCAGCCTCATTCCCCTCCTCATCATTTATGTCGGCACCGTGGGCCTTTCCGCCTGGGTCCTGTTCGTCGCCGGAAAGAGCGACGCATTCGCCAACGCGGCCGCCACGATCGAAAGCTTCTGCGAACGCGTCGCGTGGCGCATCGAGTCCGGCATGATGCGCAACGACGCGCGGCCGACAGAACTCGCGTTGCTTGAGGCGATCGCGATCGTGCGCCGACAGACGCCGGACGCGGCGAAGCGCAGCGTTCGGCTGGCGTTGATCGAGCGCGGCCCCGATGGCGTGACCCGCGTCGTCGCGCAGGCTGGCGGCGCGCCGCTCCCCGCGGCGTGGCTCGCGCAGGAAACCGCCGGCGCCCGATCGACCGCCGCGCCACGGGAATCTGTCCTGCCGGACGGCTCGTCGGCGATCACCGTGTCACGCGCCATCGAGGAAGGACGCTACGCGCTATGGACCGGCGGGAATGTCGACGCCGCCCTGTCGGGCTGGAGCGCGCACGCCTATTCCTATGGATGGCTGTTGACGGGCGCGACGGGCCTCGTCGTCTGCTTCGCCTTGTTCGCACGTCGACAGGGCCGGCGCGCCGATATCGCCGAGGACGCATGCGAGCGCTTTTATGATCGCGTCAACACGGCGCTCGACAGCGGCCGCTGCGGCCTCTGGGACTGGGATGTCGCCGCCGGCCGCATTCACTGGTCGCGCTCGATGTATGAAATGTTGGGGCTGACGCCCCGCTCGACGCCGCTCACCTTCGATGAGATCGCGGACCGTGTTCACCCCGATGATGTTCCGCTCGCCGACCTCGCGACCGGAGTCACGGCCAACGGCGACGCGCTCATCGATCATGAGTTCCGCATCCGCGACGCCGAAGGCGAATGGGTATGGCTGCGCGCCCGCGCCCGCCTGATCGAGGATGCGGCCGACAAGACGATGCGATTGACCGGCGTCGCCATCGACGTCTCCGACCAGCATCGCATGAAGACGGCAATAGATCGCGCCGACAGCAGACTGCGCGACGCCATCGATCAGATCTCCGAAGCCTTCGTTCTCTGGGACGCTGAAAACCGGCTCGTGCTTTGCAATTCGAAATTCCGCGAACTGAACGGGCTTTCGTCGGCGGACGCCGTGGCGGGACGGGCCTATCGCGAGGTGATGGCGCGCGCCAGGCCACCTCTGGTGCAAATCGAGCAGGACGCGCCCGGCTCAGCGCAAAGCAGCGCGCGGCGCATTGAAACCGGCCTCTCGGATGGACGATGGTTGCAGATCAGCGAAAGGCGCACGACCGATGGCGGCTTCGTCAGCGTCGGCATGGAGATCACGTCGGTCAAGCGCCAGCAGGATCAGCTCATCGAATCCGAGCGGCGGCTGACGATGATGATCGCTGACCTCAAGCGCTCGCGTCAGGCGCTGGAAGCGCAGGCGCAGCAATTCGCTGAGCTCGCCGAACGCTATCTCGAACAGAAGTCCGAAGCCGAAAGCGCCAATCGCGCCAAGCTGAATTTCCTCTCCAATATGAGCCATGAGCTGCGCACGCCGCTCAACGCCATCATCGGATTCTCCGAACTGATGAGCAGCGGCGTGTTCGGTCAGCTTAACGACCGCCATACGCAATATTGCACCCATATCCGCGAGAGCGGCCTCTTCCTGCTGCAATTCGTCGACGACATTCTTGAGATGTCGCGCATCGAGTCCGGACGCCGCGTGCTGCAGCGGAAAGAAACCAGCGTCGATGAATCCATTCAGGAAGCCGTGCTGCGCGTGCAGGGCGACGCCGACGCCAAGCGCGTCGCCCTCGTCTCGGAGCGGCTGGAGAACATCTCTTTTCCAATCGACAGCCTCGCCATCCAGCAGGCGATGTCGCATCTGCTCCAGAACGCCATCAAGTTCACGCCGGAGGGCGGGCGCGTCGCGTTGCGCGCGCGCAAGACCGAGAGCGAAGTGCTGCTGTTCGTCGAGGACAGCGGCATCGGCATGGCGCGCGAGGCGCTCGCCAGCCTCGGTCGCCCGTTCGAGCAGGTCGAGAACCATGACAGTAAATCCTATCGCGGCTCGGGCCTCGGCCTCGCGATTGCGCGCTCGCTGATCGAAATGCATGGCGGCACGCTGCGCATCCGCTCGGCGCCCGGCAAGGGAACGATCGTCCGCGTGTGCCTGCCGATGGGCGAAAATCGCAACGACGCCTGGCTGCCGCTGCTCAAGAGCGCCTAA